A section of the Spirosoma pollinicola genome encodes:
- a CDS encoding glycosyltransferase, with translation MQLLSELSGDNQVLFVNYACTVKDIWQYFRKQKQIPLAQVIGYKDRLSCHQLDDGREVYVLIPPPMLPINQLRPGWLYNALLRWNTHRITKSTRRAMQRLGFKTPIVLNALHPTVGIGMAGKLSEKALVYYCYDAIEAETWSRAHGQVAEEQLLQQADAVITSSNSLYTSKRRLQPNCFLVENGVDIPLFRRANVSRINRESKTIGYIGSIDNRLDIDLLERCFHQFPDFRFLFVGRVPDPALAQRLGRFSNVMLAGSQPPSSLPEFLTKMDVGLIPFYLNEQTKAIYPLKINEYLAAGLPVVSTNFTDLTAFEPVVSISPSADEFIAAIEAALVETNPDLPKQRLLFAEANSWENRGRQFGEVLANVLAQKSTLSPNTVVPDYIV, from the coding sequence ATGCAGCTGCTATCCGAGCTATCGGGCGATAACCAAGTGCTTTTTGTAAACTATGCCTGTACGGTCAAGGATATATGGCAGTATTTTCGAAAACAAAAGCAAATTCCACTGGCTCAGGTAATTGGCTACAAGGATCGCCTTTCCTGTCATCAGCTCGATGATGGTCGCGAAGTATATGTGCTGATTCCTCCCCCCATGTTACCCATAAATCAACTCCGTCCGGGTTGGCTATATAACGCTTTGCTGCGGTGGAATACCCACCGAATTACAAAAAGTACCCGACGGGCTATGCAGCGTTTGGGCTTCAAAACGCCTATTGTTCTGAATGCCCTTCATCCAACCGTAGGCATTGGTATGGCGGGTAAGCTATCCGAAAAAGCACTTGTTTATTATTGCTACGACGCCATCGAGGCTGAAACCTGGAGTCGGGCACACGGGCAGGTGGCCGAAGAGCAACTGCTGCAACAGGCCGATGCCGTTATTACGTCCTCCAATAGCTTGTACACCAGCAAACGCCGGTTACAACCAAATTGCTTTCTGGTTGAAAATGGCGTCGATATACCCCTGTTTCGTCGGGCCAATGTGTCGCGCATTAACCGGGAGTCAAAAACGATTGGTTATATAGGCTCCATTGACAATCGATTGGATATTGATTTACTGGAACGGTGCTTCCATCAGTTTCCTGACTTTCGTTTCCTGTTTGTGGGGCGGGTACCGGATCCGGCACTGGCCCAGCGGTTAGGTCGATTTTCGAATGTAATGCTCGCCGGTTCACAACCGCCTTCCAGTTTGCCTGAATTTTTGACGAAAATGGACGTAGGCTTAATTCCGTTTTACTTAAATGAGCAGACCAAGGCTATCTATCCGCTGAAAATCAATGAGTATTTAGCGGCTGGTTTACCGGTTGTCAGTACAAATTTCACCGACTTAACCGCCTTTGAGCCAGTTGTTTCGATAAGTCCATCAGCCGATGAATTTATTGCCGCCATAGAGGCCGCACTGGTCGAAACAAATCCAGATTTACCAAAACAACGATTGTTATTCGCTGAGGCTAATTCATGGGAAAATCGAGGTCGGCAATTTGGGGAGGTATTGGCGAACGTGCTGGCGCAGAAGTCGACACTTTCTCCCAACACTGTAGTTCCGGATTATATAGTTTAA
- a CDS encoding Bor family protein, translating to MKSTTRLRIQQISLVSLLFFTQSCYHYRITTSKFDPSTGYQKKTAHAFFWGLVQKNVIATNCDSLNLKSLDEVRITSNFGYSVITVATLGIWSPVQIEWKCPKPCPHEGEL from the coding sequence ATGAAATCTACAACGCGTTTACGGATTCAACAAATCTCGCTGGTGAGTCTACTGTTTTTTACGCAGAGTTGTTATCACTATCGCATTACGACCTCAAAATTTGATCCGTCGACCGGCTATCAGAAAAAAACAGCGCACGCCTTTTTTTGGGGTTTGGTTCAGAAAAATGTTATTGCCACGAACTGCGATTCGCTGAATCTCAAAAGCCTCGACGAAGTTCGAATTACCAGCAACTTTGGCTATTCGGTCATTACGGTTGCTACGCTGGGCATCTGGAGTCCCGTCCAGATCGAATGGAAATGCCCAAAGCCCTGCCCCCACGAAGGTGAATTATAA
- a CDS encoding glycosyltransferase has protein sequence MLILKLLAAIVFGYTAFVTVYLSFFAIAGRLRKIQRMVRFNSDTNRRIAVLIPAYKEDAVILESAQHGLLQDYPASMYDIIVIADSLRAETVETLRKLPIKVIEVVFDKSTKSKALNVAFRQLPAVYDVAVILDADNLMAPDFLQQVDTAFQRGCRILQGHRVAKNTNNSVAVLDAISEEINNHIFRQGHRAVGLSAALIGSGMAFDYALLKGIMPAVQAVGGFDKELEMRLLSQGISFAYLPTALVYDEKVSNEAIFERQRTRWIAAQYKYMRLNFWPGLKALFTGNIDYADKVFQTMLPPRILLMGSLVIGILVSSLVGSTFFFFFTASQLTLLLLTFYISTPRALVKQIGLAELLKLPVLFTSFLKSIYNMKTAKNQFLHTPHGEKESVSQ, from the coding sequence ATGCTTATACTTAAACTGCTTGCGGCAATCGTTTTTGGTTACACGGCTTTCGTCACGGTTTACCTCTCGTTTTTCGCGATTGCAGGCCGACTTCGGAAAATTCAACGGATGGTTCGATTTAATTCGGATACAAACCGACGAATTGCTGTTCTGATTCCTGCCTATAAGGAAGATGCGGTTATTCTGGAGTCGGCGCAGCATGGATTGCTTCAGGATTATCCGGCGTCGATGTACGATATTATCGTTATCGCTGATTCGTTGCGCGCCGAGACCGTGGAGACTTTACGAAAGCTCCCGATTAAGGTGATTGAAGTAGTTTTTGATAAATCGACCAAATCAAAAGCGCTTAATGTGGCTTTTCGACAATTGCCCGCAGTCTACGATGTAGCCGTCATTCTGGATGCCGACAACCTGATGGCACCTGATTTTTTACAACAGGTAGATACGGCTTTTCAACGGGGCTGCCGTATTTTGCAGGGCCACCGGGTGGCTAAAAATACCAATAATAGTGTAGCGGTGCTGGATGCGATCAGTGAGGAAATTAACAACCATATTTTCCGTCAGGGCCATCGGGCCGTAGGGCTTTCGGCGGCTTTGATCGGCTCAGGAATGGCCTTTGACTATGCGTTGTTAAAAGGGATAATGCCCGCTGTACAGGCTGTTGGCGGATTTGATAAGGAGTTGGAAATGAGATTGCTAAGTCAGGGAATCTCGTTTGCTTATCTGCCTACTGCACTTGTGTATGATGAAAAAGTATCGAATGAAGCAATTTTCGAGCGCCAGCGCACCCGTTGGATTGCTGCTCAGTATAAATACATGCGACTGAATTTCTGGCCGGGTCTGAAAGCCCTGTTTACCGGCAATATCGACTATGCCGACAAAGTGTTTCAAACAATGCTGCCGCCCCGAATTTTATTGATGGGTAGTTTGGTAATTGGCATACTGGTCAGTTCTTTAGTAGGCAGTACGTTCTTCTTCTTCTTTACAGCAAGCCAATTAACACTTTTACTGCTTACATTCTACATATCAACGCCCAGAGCTTTAGTCAAACAGATCGGCCTGGCCGAGTTACTGAAACTACCGGTACTCTTTACCAGTTTTCTGAAGTCAATATATAATATGAAAACGGCTAAAAATCAGTTCCTCCACACCCCACATGGTGAAAAGGAGTCGGTCAGTCAGTAA
- a CDS encoding FAD-binding protein, which yields MRIHPTNQRKWKPRHETFEQGIENLYDLVNDETDSIVDDYNSTTVGIQKIIAEAVQKKRHLRAIGGEWSFTKISATDGILLNTKLLNLTIKITPSSVQASYPKTADDLFFCQCGVSVQEISDRLRKRKRSLMTSGASNGQTIAGALSTGTHGSAFDVGSISNFVVGLHIIVSPTRHVWLEKKSYPVASTSFVRKINAELVQDDELFNAALVSFGSFGFIHGVMIETVPLFLYECYRERMLIDDALLTLMTTLDFTDSALPCGNERPYHFQALLNLYDMDNGAYMTSMYKRPYTDKYTPPEITLGAIGPGDDAPSFIGKLTEGLPSLVPAIVNALTNSTYKPFSKVMGTHGEIFSNTDIHGKVLSTAIGVDVSNVLRVKDIILDLNETNGPFTGVVAFRYVKGTDAVLGFTRFPTTCVIELDGIFSNRTITFCEALWDTLETESIPFTFHWGKILKLTKDRLRMMYSDTNVDRWIAARNKLMQDADCMRVFTNDMMTELGLNTVLT from the coding sequence ATGCGCATTCATCCCACCAACCAACGGAAATGGAAACCCCGCCATGAAACCTTCGAACAAGGTATCGAAAATCTATATGATTTAGTGAATGACGAGACAGATAGTATCGTTGATGATTACAACTCAACAACGGTCGGCATTCAGAAAATCATTGCGGAAGCTGTTCAGAAGAAACGCCACCTTCGCGCTATCGGTGGCGAATGGTCGTTCACGAAAATCTCCGCTACCGATGGCATCCTGCTTAATACGAAACTCCTGAATCTGACGATAAAAATCACCCCGTCGAGTGTTCAGGCCAGCTACCCAAAAACCGCCGATGATCTGTTTTTTTGTCAATGCGGGGTATCCGTTCAGGAAATAAGCGACAGGCTGCGAAAACGAAAACGGTCGCTCATGACATCGGGGGCCAGCAACGGACAAACTATCGCCGGAGCATTATCGACCGGCACGCACGGGTCGGCCTTCGATGTTGGTTCCATCTCGAATTTTGTGGTTGGCCTTCACATCATTGTCAGCCCAACCCGGCACGTCTGGCTCGAAAAGAAGTCGTATCCGGTAGCGTCGACGTCATTCGTCAGGAAGATCAACGCCGAACTGGTCCAGGATGATGAGTTGTTCAACGCGGCTCTGGTTAGCTTTGGGAGCTTTGGCTTTATCCACGGCGTCATGATCGAAACAGTTCCCCTTTTCCTGTATGAGTGTTATCGGGAGCGAATGCTGATAGATGATGCGTTGTTAACGCTGATGACAACGCTTGACTTTACAGACTCTGCGTTGCCCTGCGGCAATGAGCGACCCTATCATTTTCAGGCCTTACTCAACTTGTATGACATGGATAACGGCGCTTATATGACCAGCATGTACAAGCGCCCCTATACGGATAAATACACGCCCCCGGAAATTACATTAGGTGCTATTGGCCCCGGCGACGATGCACCCTCGTTTATCGGAAAGCTGACCGAAGGCCTGCCATCGCTGGTTCCGGCAATCGTGAACGCCCTCACAAACTCAACCTACAAGCCGTTCAGTAAGGTGATGGGTACGCATGGTGAAATCTTCTCAAACACTGATATTCACGGCAAAGTGCTTAGCACGGCTATCGGGGTAGATGTTTCGAACGTGTTGCGAGTGAAGGACATAATACTGGACCTCAATGAAACAAATGGTCCTTTTACGGGTGTCGTGGCGTTTCGGTATGTAAAAGGCACCGATGCCGTTCTGGGTTTCACCAGGTTCCCAACTACCTGTGTAATTGAACTGGACGGTATTTTTTCGAACCGCACGATTACATTTTGCGAAGCCTTGTGGGATACGTTAGAGACCGAGTCGATTCCGTTCACGTTTCACTGGGGCAAGATTCTGAAGCTGACAAAAGACCGTCTGCGCATGATGTATTCAGATACCAACGTTGACCGATGGATAGCCGCCCGAAATAAATTGATGCAGGATGCAGACTGCATGCGTGTGTTCACAAACGATATGATGACTGAGCTTGGATTAAATACCGTTTTGACTTGA
- a CDS encoding acyltransferase, which produces MTILASIKNNSHTKKWLHYLLIPKGQARPRKWVSWFVNPFIHKKGSNSRICSSVRLDVLPFRRFELGQQSTIEDYCVVNNGVGDVLVGANTRVGIGSILIGPVSVGNQVIIAQHVVISGLNHGYQDIHVPIRLQPVSILPVVLDDECWVGSNSVITAGVQIGKHAIVAAGSVVTKNVPAFSVVAGNPARVIKLYNPELQCWEKVSTSAPARSPIPPQIADLDFPMN; this is translated from the coding sequence ATGACTATTTTAGCGTCTATTAAAAACAACAGCCACACAAAGAAATGGTTGCATTACCTCCTTATTCCAAAAGGGCAGGCCCGACCACGTAAATGGGTGAGCTGGTTTGTCAATCCGTTTATCCACAAAAAAGGCAGTAACAGCCGTATTTGCTCCTCTGTTCGGCTTGACGTTTTACCATTCCGGCGTTTCGAATTAGGTCAGCAATCAACCATAGAAGACTACTGCGTTGTCAACAATGGTGTAGGCGATGTGCTGGTTGGTGCCAATACACGGGTGGGCATTGGCAGTATCCTTATTGGGCCTGTTTCTGTTGGTAATCAAGTGATTATTGCCCAACACGTCGTCATCTCCGGTCTTAATCATGGCTATCAGGACATTCATGTACCCATTCGATTGCAACCAGTTAGCATACTTCCGGTTGTACTTGACGATGAATGCTGGGTTGGCTCTAATTCGGTTATTACGGCTGGTGTTCAAATAGGTAAACATGCTATCGTAGCCGCTGGTAGTGTGGTAACAAAAAACGTTCCAGCTTTCTCGGTGGTAGCAGGTAACCCGGCGCGGGTCATTAAACTATATAATCCGGAACTACAGTGTTGGGAGAAAGTGTCGACTTCTGCGCCAGCACGTTCGCCAATACCTCCCCAAATTGCCGACCTCGATTTTCCCATGAATTAG
- a CDS encoding acyl-CoA dehydrogenase family protein, producing MQSPTLTSSRNKVDSFESPDFYCLDDLLTAEHKLVRSAVRNFVKREITPIAEEYAQRAEFPSHIVPKFGQIGVFGATIPTEYGGGGLDQISYGLMTQEIERGDSGMRSIVSVQNSLVMYPIWAFGTEAQRQKYLPRLATGELLGCFGLTEANHGSDPGGMETNFIERSDYFLLNGSKLWITNANIADIAIVWARNDQGKVRGLIVERGLEGFTSAEIKNKWSLRASTTGELIFNDVQVPKENILPEAFGLKSALKCLEQARYGISWGALGAAMECYEVARRYALERIQFGKPIASFQLVQKKLAEMLTDITQGQLLCWRLGMLKNEDRATVAQISMAKRSNVEMALRVAREARQILGAMGISGDYPIMRHLMNLESVSTYEGTHDIQLLILGAEITGIPAFK from the coding sequence ATGCAATCCCCAACCCTAACCTCGTCCCGGAATAAGGTCGACTCGTTTGAGTCGCCGGATTTCTACTGTCTTGATGACTTACTCACGGCTGAACACAAACTGGTTCGGTCGGCTGTACGCAATTTTGTAAAGCGTGAGATTACGCCCATTGCCGAGGAATATGCCCAACGGGCCGAGTTCCCAAGTCATATCGTGCCGAAATTTGGGCAGATCGGGGTATTTGGTGCGACCATTCCGACAGAGTATGGCGGGGGAGGGCTGGATCAGATTTCGTATGGCCTGATGACGCAGGAAATTGAGCGGGGCGATTCGGGGATGCGCTCGATTGTATCGGTACAAAACTCGCTGGTGATGTACCCGATTTGGGCCTTTGGTACCGAGGCTCAGCGACAAAAATACCTGCCTCGTCTGGCAACAGGCGAATTGCTCGGGTGCTTTGGCCTCACCGAAGCCAACCACGGCTCTGACCCTGGTGGTATGGAAACCAATTTTATTGAACGCAGTGATTATTTCCTGCTCAACGGCTCGAAACTCTGGATCACCAATGCCAATATTGCTGATATTGCTATTGTCTGGGCCAGAAATGATCAGGGTAAAGTACGTGGATTGATTGTCGAGCGGGGCTTGGAAGGATTTACCTCAGCTGAGATAAAGAACAAATGGTCGCTACGGGCCAGCACTACCGGCGAACTCATTTTTAACGATGTTCAGGTCCCTAAAGAAAACATTCTGCCCGAAGCTTTTGGCCTGAAAAGTGCGCTCAAATGTTTGGAGCAGGCTCGTTACGGCATAAGCTGGGGCGCGTTGGGTGCAGCTATGGAATGCTATGAAGTGGCTCGTCGGTACGCTCTCGAACGGATTCAGTTCGGCAAACCCATTGCTAGTTTTCAGTTGGTGCAGAAAAAACTGGCCGAAATGCTGACCGATATTACTCAGGGACAATTGCTTTGCTGGCGACTTGGAATGCTTAAAAACGAAGACAGAGCCACCGTTGCACAGATTTCGATGGCAAAGCGCAGTAATGTAGAGATGGCGTTGCGGGTTGCCCGCGAAGCCCGCCAGATTCTGGGTGCTATGGGAATCTCGGGCGATTACCCAATTATGCGCCACCTGATGAACCTTGAATCGGTAAGTACCTACGAAGGAACCCATGATATTCAACTACTTATTCTGGGCGCCGAAATCACGGGTATTCCCGCGTTCAAATAA
- a CDS encoding lipopolysaccharide biosynthesis protein, producing the protein MTIKSLYETGQRLLRTNAFVSLAGNGLSAILGLLTLALLARLCSKGEFGIWILFLTVYSLADALRSGLILNALIRHLAAETTLPMIRRWAGAAWQLSGAFLGVMTVLIGIVVVVARVIGYGEQWPVLAGWIVGLSIVALPVNISGWLLQSRSRFKSMQAVRVGVQVLFLAFIAIGHYTNRLDSTYLLATYTLTHGLIGLGVLLAGWAQGGTLFTGTAQERRRLLDFGRFSMVSLLVSNLLRSSDRLLIGALLGPEAVVIYTLPQRLLELIEMPIRSIVITDMPRLAQLYANQSIQAWATFFNQQAGRLWIALLPLSICGFLAAQPLVQLLGGNGFSDSSNVLRFFMIYALILPLDRYAGVGLDVVNKPQLNLVKVICMLAVNVIGDVIAIQVFHSVVGVAFVSIATFLLGLLLGFQFLRRFAPVSLLTAMHTGLGSIQQFVKHVRHEWAR; encoded by the coding sequence ATGACTATAAAATCACTATACGAAACTGGCCAGCGGCTCTTACGAACGAACGCGTTTGTGTCATTGGCGGGTAATGGCTTATCAGCCATCCTGGGTTTATTGACGCTGGCTCTGTTAGCCCGCTTATGCAGTAAAGGTGAGTTCGGTATATGGATTTTATTTCTAACGGTCTATTCACTGGCTGATGCGCTTCGCTCCGGTTTAATTCTTAATGCACTTATCCGTCACTTAGCCGCAGAAACCACACTGCCCATGATCAGGCGATGGGCGGGGGCAGCCTGGCAACTATCCGGAGCATTTCTTGGTGTGATGACGGTCCTGATTGGCATCGTTGTTGTCGTAGCTAGAGTAATTGGTTATGGTGAGCAATGGCCGGTTCTCGCTGGCTGGATAGTCGGATTGAGTATCGTGGCATTGCCCGTTAACATCAGTGGCTGGTTGCTTCAGTCCCGTTCCCGATTTAAGTCGATGCAGGCCGTGCGAGTGGGTGTTCAGGTACTGTTTCTGGCCTTTATTGCGATTGGTCATTACACAAATCGTCTGGATAGTACGTACCTTCTGGCGACCTATACCCTCACGCATGGATTAATTGGACTGGGAGTTTTACTGGCGGGCTGGGCGCAGGGTGGCACATTGTTTACTGGAACGGCGCAGGAGCGTAGACGTTTACTGGATTTTGGACGATTCAGTATGGTTTCGCTGCTGGTTTCTAACTTATTACGCAGCTCAGACAGATTGTTGATTGGGGCACTTTTAGGTCCCGAAGCGGTGGTTATTTATACGTTGCCACAACGATTGCTTGAACTGATCGAAATGCCTATTCGAAGTATTGTAATTACCGATATGCCCCGATTGGCCCAACTGTATGCCAATCAATCCATACAGGCATGGGCTACTTTTTTCAATCAACAGGCTGGTCGCCTTTGGATAGCATTGCTCCCTTTGTCGATTTGCGGTTTTCTGGCCGCTCAACCACTTGTGCAACTATTGGGCGGAAATGGCTTTAGCGATAGTAGCAACGTTTTGCGCTTTTTCATGATCTACGCACTCATCCTGCCACTGGATCGGTATGCAGGTGTTGGACTGGACGTTGTCAATAAACCCCAATTAAATCTGGTGAAGGTCATTTGTATGCTGGCTGTCAATGTGATTGGTGACGTGATCGCCATTCAGGTTTTCCATTCGGTGGTTGGGGTCGCGTTCGTTTCTATCGCCACATTCCTGCTGGGATTGCTTTTAGGGTTCCAGTTTTTGCGGAGGTTTGCGCCCGTATCGCTACTCACTGCCATGCACACAGGATTGGGGTCAATACAACAATTTGTCAAACATGTTCGGCATGAATGGGCCCGCTAA
- a CDS encoding glycosyltransferase family 2 protein translates to MRLFTIPEWVQKHTQFAGKGSTISANELQSLKANLQQFSVSDPEVSIVIPAYNEEENILQTLSSLACLKTSYRTELIVANNNSADRTQELLDLCGVQSVFVADQGISYARQAGLDKARGTYIVSADADSLYPPDWLDALVTPLKQPNIACSYGTYSFIPSDNKARFPLGLHELTSETFKKIKRKNREFVDVMGFNFAYRKADGLAVGGFRHDLDRKATGRSEDGWMAYCLSQKGALHRVSSSNARAWTGDRRLMESGSLGKAYLFRVKKEMKRLNLYFTRKGVVKPL, encoded by the coding sequence ATGAGACTGTTTACCATACCTGAATGGGTACAGAAACACACCCAATTTGCTGGAAAAGGAAGCACGATCAGCGCAAATGAGCTTCAATCGTTAAAAGCTAACTTACAGCAATTCAGCGTATCAGACCCTGAAGTATCCATTGTTATTCCAGCTTATAACGAAGAAGAAAACATCCTTCAGACCCTCTCGTCGCTTGCTTGTTTGAAAACATCGTATCGTACAGAACTGATTGTGGCTAACAATAACTCTGCCGATAGAACGCAGGAGCTTCTTGATTTGTGTGGTGTGCAGTCAGTCTTTGTCGCCGATCAAGGCATAAGCTACGCCCGCCAGGCAGGCCTCGATAAAGCGAGAGGTACGTATATTGTTAGCGCCGACGCTGATAGTCTGTATCCTCCTGATTGGCTCGATGCGCTGGTAACACCGCTGAAACAACCGAATATTGCCTGTTCGTACGGCACCTATTCCTTTATCCCCAGCGATAACAAAGCACGTTTTCCACTGGGTTTACATGAACTGACGTCTGAGACATTCAAAAAAATCAAGCGAAAAAACCGGGAATTTGTTGATGTCATGGGCTTCAACTTTGCTTATCGCAAAGCAGATGGTCTGGCCGTTGGCGGCTTCCGGCATGACCTCGACCGTAAGGCAACGGGTCGGTCTGAAGATGGCTGGATGGCCTATTGTTTATCCCAAAAGGGCGCACTTCATCGGGTTAGCTCCAGTAATGCGCGGGCCTGGACTGGTGACCGACGTTTAATGGAGTCGGGCAGTTTAGGAAAAGCCTATTTGTTCCGGGTGAAAAAAGAGATGAAACGATTGAATTTGTACTTCACCCGCAAGGGAGTTGTTAAACCGTTATAA
- a CDS encoding sensor histidine kinase, with translation MTGIETSFDNEAALEIEQLRLALQAAQVGTWDYNLETNQAQWSDICKKLFGLPADMHITSATLLAKVHPDDQERVAQANARILSPHSDGDHNVIFRTQREDETYRWVQAKGRTILNEEGQILRFNGIVFDITELKQAQEALRQSAEVLEQRVTERTQALKEANQKLKKSNENLAEFAYIASHDLQEPLRKIQSFGDILKDQYTIELGDGITYLERMQVAARRMSTLIKDLLTFSRLSIRKEAMSWVSLTDIVTDVLLDLELSIQETGAEVELGPLPKVQGDVSQLTQLFQNLLSNAIKFGRIGIPPVIIVRADVVEAGNLPTLVQPVREADKYCRIDVADNGIGFDEKYVDRIFQVFQRLHGVSQYAGTGIGLAICEKVVTNHGGVIAASSQLGQGTTFSVYLPL, from the coding sequence ATGACGGGCATAGAAACCTCTTTTGATAACGAAGCCGCTCTGGAAATTGAGCAACTACGACTGGCCTTACAAGCTGCTCAGGTGGGTACGTGGGATTATAATCTGGAAACAAATCAGGCGCAATGGTCAGATATTTGCAAGAAGTTATTTGGCCTGCCAGCCGATATGCATATCACATCGGCCACGCTGCTGGCCAAGGTTCATCCAGATGATCAGGAACGCGTTGCGCAGGCCAATGCCCGGATACTAAGCCCCCACAGTGACGGTGACCATAACGTAATCTTTAGAACCCAGCGGGAAGACGAAACATATCGGTGGGTTCAGGCAAAAGGTAGAACCATTTTAAATGAGGAGGGCCAGATCCTTCGTTTCAACGGTATTGTTTTCGATATAACGGAATTGAAACAGGCGCAGGAAGCGCTGAGACAGAGCGCCGAGGTGTTGGAGCAGCGGGTTACTGAACGCACGCAGGCACTTAAGGAAGCCAACCAGAAACTCAAGAAATCGAATGAGAATCTGGCTGAGTTTGCTTACATAGCCTCGCATGATTTGCAGGAGCCACTGCGTAAAATCCAGTCATTTGGCGATATACTAAAAGACCAGTATACGATAGAACTTGGCGATGGCATTACGTATCTGGAACGTATGCAGGTTGCGGCCCGCCGGATGTCAACACTTATTAAAGACTTGCTGACTTTCTCCCGTCTCTCTATCCGGAAAGAGGCCATGTCGTGGGTATCCTTAACCGATATTGTAACCGACGTTCTTCTTGATCTGGAATTGTCCATTCAGGAAACCGGTGCCGAGGTTGAACTTGGGCCCCTACCAAAGGTGCAGGGCGATGTGTCGCAACTGACCCAACTCTTTCAAAATTTACTGAGCAACGCCATCAAGTTTGGCCGGATAGGTATACCACCTGTTATAATTGTTCGCGCAGACGTAGTAGAGGCTGGGAACTTGCCTACATTGGTGCAGCCTGTCAGAGAGGCTGACAAATACTGCCGGATTGATGTGGCAGATAACGGCATTGGTTTTGATGAAAAATACGTAGATCGAATTTTTCAGGTCTTTCAGCGACTTCATGGGGTCAGCCAGTATGCCGGTACGGGCATTGGCCTGGCAATTTGCGAAAAAGTAGTGACCAATCACGGGGGCGTAATTGCAGCCAGCAGCCAGCTCGGTCAGGGTACTACATTCAGTGTATATCTTCCATTATAA
- a CDS encoding glycosyltransferase family 2 protein — MQFFLLVCLGIVAYTYVGYGILITLLVKIRSSIKPRLPLADDDNYTPMVTLVMAAYNEMGCLSAKLKNSRELDYPAKNLKLLFVTEGSTDGSTAWLESIRADGDSQIEVLGGNERAGKVAAMNRAMTHVKTPIVIFSDANTQLNTRAIRNLVRHFRDETVGAVAGEKRIEVLDSESAAGSGEGLYWKYESYLKKKDAQLHTVVGAAGELFTLRTSLYETVEPDTLLDDFIISLRIAGHGYRVEYEPDAYALERPSFSIDEEKKRKVRIAAGGFQSIMRLLYLLNIGRYGWLTFQYVSHRVLRWAVTPFCLPLIWLANLALIVPVDQATSNPLYLLWVVFFAGQCLFYGAAYVGYRLEHREIRVKALFVPFYFTFMNVCAILGFMRYWRGNTSGVWEKARRADDVDVNLVSKSVS; from the coding sequence GGCATAGTCGCCTACACGTATGTAGGATACGGAATTCTGATTACACTGCTGGTTAAGATCCGCAGTAGTATAAAACCTCGTTTGCCACTGGCAGATGACGACAACTATACACCTATGGTAACGCTGGTGATGGCAGCCTATAATGAAATGGGCTGCCTGTCGGCAAAGCTAAAAAACTCCCGTGAATTAGATTACCCCGCCAAAAACCTCAAGCTTTTGTTCGTGACCGAAGGGTCGACAGACGGGTCGACAGCCTGGCTGGAATCGATTCGGGCAGATGGCGACAGTCAGATCGAGGTATTAGGCGGAAATGAACGGGCGGGCAAAGTAGCCGCTATGAATCGGGCAATGACGCATGTTAAGACGCCTATTGTCATTTTTAGCGATGCAAATACACAACTCAACACACGGGCAATTCGTAATCTGGTACGTCATTTTCGAGATGAAACGGTTGGGGCTGTTGCTGGCGAAAAACGAATAGAAGTACTCGACAGCGAATCGGCAGCGGGCTCAGGCGAAGGGCTATACTGGAAATATGAGTCTTATTTAAAAAAGAAAGATGCACAATTGCATACCGTTGTAGGCGCTGCGGGCGAATTATTCACCTTACGGACATCTCTATACGAGACCGTTGAACCCGATACGCTGCTCGATGATTTTATTATTTCGCTTCGAATTGCCGGTCACGGCTACCGGGTTGAGTACGAACCGGATGCCTATGCCCTTGAGCGCCCTTCTTTTTCTATAGACGAAGAAAAAAAGCGAAAAGTACGTATTGCCGCCGGGGGCTTCCAGTCGATCATGCGCTTGCTGTACTTGCTAAATATTGGGCGCTATGGCTGGTTAACTTTCCAGTATGTATCGCACCGGGTATTGCGCTGGGCGGTAACGCCTTTTTGTCTGCCATTAATCTGGCTGGCAAATCTGGCATTGATCGTACCCGTTGATCAGGCCACCAGTAACCCATTATACCTATTATGGGTCGTGTTTTTTGCTGGCCAGTGTCTTTTTTATGGAGCCGCCTACGTAGGCTATCGCCTGGAGCACCGGGAAATCAGGGTGAAAGCATTGTTTGTTCCCTTTTACTTCACCTTCATGAATGTTTGTGCAATTCTGGGCTTTATGCGTTACTGGCGGGGCAATACCTCGGGCGTGTGGGAAAAAGCCCGCCGGGCTGATGACGTTGATGTTAATCTAGTCAGTAAGTCAGTCAGTTGA